One window of the Natronomonas marina genome contains the following:
- a CDS encoding ABC transporter ATP-binding protein: MSDGEDVSRREQFRALVRVARYRPTLTAGIVAGGVFAALLEGVGLGFILPIVEIVQSPGNPAQQADGILLGFVRVYQFLGIPFTLGFVVAGVSLVLTVRWTTTFLVRWLRSALAIDYTRELQERAFDNALDARIEYFDQEGSDDILNAIVTQAEYAGRTIRYVINFVEQGLLAFMYLVVALVIAPWLAFFSIVFLGGFAVLFRVAIESGYSLGDRVADANERVQEAAQAGTQGIRDTKLFGLKGELFNDFQTSVNQYATSLIRQRRNEEIIQNFYNLLTAVSVFLLIFVAITFANLSLGALGVFLFAMFRLGPKASSLNSKFYRIENHLPHLVRTQTFINDLKRNSEPTAASEPVPEEVRTVEFDDIRFSYRGQDEEALKGVSFEFDKGDFIGFVGESGAGKSTIVSMLVRMYEPDSGAIRINGRPIHKMDIQEWRSKVSVVRQDPFIFNDTLRYNLTIGNRDVSDAELNRVACIAKINEFLDQLPNGYDSQIGDNGVRLSGGQRQRVALARALIKDADILILDEATSDLDSNLEKQVHKAIIEMQEDYAIVAVSHVFSSIQNSDNIFTIIDGKVKESGKHGELIEEGGKYSTLHGLQTGEELSD, encoded by the coding sequence ATGAGTGACGGCGAGGACGTCAGCCGGCGCGAGCAATTTCGGGCGCTGGTGCGGGTCGCCCGGTACAGGCCGACGCTCACAGCTGGCATCGTCGCCGGGGGCGTCTTCGCGGCGCTACTCGAGGGAGTCGGACTGGGGTTCATTTTGCCTATCGTCGAGATCGTGCAGTCGCCCGGGAATCCGGCGCAGCAGGCCGACGGGATACTGCTTGGGTTCGTTCGGGTCTACCAGTTCCTCGGCATTCCGTTCACGCTCGGGTTCGTCGTCGCCGGTGTGAGCCTCGTGTTGACAGTTCGGTGGACGACGACGTTTCTCGTCAGGTGGCTCCGGAGTGCGCTTGCCATCGATTACACCCGAGAGCTTCAGGAACGGGCGTTCGACAACGCCCTGGATGCTCGAATCGAGTACTTCGACCAGGAGGGCTCCGACGATATACTCAACGCCATCGTGACGCAGGCGGAGTACGCCGGACGGACGATACGGTACGTCATCAACTTTGTTGAGCAGGGGCTCCTTGCATTTATGTACCTCGTGGTTGCGCTCGTTATCGCACCGTGGCTGGCATTTTTTTCCATCGTCTTCCTCGGGGGGTTTGCGGTACTATTCCGAGTCGCTATCGAATCGGGCTACTCCCTCGGCGATAGGGTCGCCGACGCCAACGAGCGGGTCCAGGAAGCGGCTCAAGCAGGGACCCAAGGAATCCGAGATACGAAGCTATTTGGGCTGAAGGGCGAGCTATTCAACGATTTCCAAACGTCAGTCAACCAATATGCGACTTCACTAATCAGACAGCGTCGCAACGAGGAGATTATACAGAATTTCTATAACCTCCTGACCGCGGTTTCAGTCTTTCTATTGATTTTCGTCGCGATCACGTTCGCGAACCTTTCGCTCGGCGCACTCGGGGTCTTTCTATTCGCGATGTTCCGGCTCGGACCGAAAGCCAGCAGCCTGAACTCGAAGTTTTACCGTATCGAGAACCACCTTCCGCATCTCGTCCGGACTCAAACGTTCATCAACGACCTCAAGCGGAATTCCGAGCCGACGGCTGCCTCAGAACCAGTACCGGAAGAAGTACGGACCGTGGAGTTCGACGATATCCGGTTCTCCTACAGGGGGCAGGATGAAGAAGCCCTGAAGGGAGTATCCTTCGAGTTCGATAAGGGCGATTTCATCGGATTTGTGGGAGAGTCCGGCGCGGGAAAATCTACCATCGTCTCGATGCTGGTGCGGATGTACGAACCCGACTCCGGAGCGATACGGATCAACGGCAGACCGATACACAAGATGGACATACAGGAGTGGCGCTCGAAGGTCTCAGTAGTTCGCCAAGACCCATTCATCTTCAACGACACCTTGAGGTATAACCTCACTATCGGAAACCGGGACGTTTCCGACGCGGAATTAAACAGGGTCGCCTGTATTGCCAAAATCAACGAGTTTCTTGATCAATTACCCAACGGGTACGATTCGCAAATAGGGGACAACGGTGTTCGGTTGTCTGGAGGACAACGGCAACGCGTTGCTTTAGCTCGTGCCTTGATTAAGGATGCAGATATATTAATTCTGGATGAAGCAACAAGCGATCTAGACTCGAATTTAGAAAAGCAAGTTCACAAAGCCATTATAGAGATGCAAGAGGATTATGCTATTGTCGCAGTTTCTCATGTATTCTCAAGCATACAAAATTCAGACAACATATTCACAATTATAGATGGGAAAGTGAAAGAATCAGGCAAACATGGAGAGCTGATCGAGGAAGGTGGGAAATATTCAACATTACATGGTTTACAAACAGGGGAAGAACTATCTGATTAG
- a CDS encoding putative nucleotide-diphospho-sugar transferase, whose translation MTRGVVYICAADQLLAEAELSAYSVRESNPDLTIGIITDDTSEVSDVFDLSIETSLSGSFADKPGALELPFDRSLYMDTDIWVDGDLDPVFEILDQFDIAAVHNHDNYSRMAYENPDVPKTFPEYNTGIIAFKKSLNVKSFIDRWKRTYQERTNLRPGDQPSFRHTLYHSDLRVATLPPEYNCKFRYPGLAVGQIICFHGRILDVSSEGAVEQYSIEEARNTLNNQTIARSFAPNGTGGYNVIHSRTYANKIRTRYKNEGITGVVKGVLEQLSKLK comes from the coding sequence ATGACCCGAGGAGTTGTATATATCTGTGCAGCAGACCAATTACTTGCCGAAGCTGAGCTCTCAGCTTATTCTGTTCGAGAATCAAACCCAGATCTTACTATTGGAATTATAACCGATGACACTTCTGAAGTATCAGATGTGTTTGATTTGAGTATCGAAACTTCCTTATCGGGTTCCTTCGCTGATAAACCGGGCGCGTTGGAGTTGCCATTTGATCGATCTTTGTACATGGATACAGATATTTGGGTTGATGGCGATTTAGACCCGGTGTTCGAAATCCTAGATCAATTTGATATAGCTGCTGTTCATAACCATGATAATTACAGCCGGATGGCTTATGAAAATCCAGATGTACCCAAAACCTTCCCGGAATACAATACAGGGATTATAGCATTCAAAAAGTCACTTAATGTTAAATCATTTATTGACCGGTGGAAAAGAACGTATCAGGAACGGACAAATCTTCGGCCAGGTGATCAGCCAAGTTTCAGACATACCCTATATCATAGTGACTTGCGAGTCGCTACATTACCTCCCGAATATAATTGCAAATTTAGGTATCCTGGATTGGCGGTAGGGCAAATCATTTGTTTCCATGGTAGAATATTAGACGTCAGTTCTGAAGGTGCTGTCGAACAATACTCTATTGAAGAAGCACGAAACACCCTAAACAATCAAACTATTGCTCGTTCATTTGCGCCCAATGGAACCGGGGGTTACAATGTTATCCACAGCAGAACGTACGCAAATAAAATTAGAACTCGGTATAAAAACGAAGGAATCACCGGAGTAGTCAAAGGAGTTCTGGAGCAACTATCCAAGTTGAAATAA
- a CDS encoding DUF2334 domain-containing protein — translation MKLAVRDDDTCFYTSPSTLREVYEEFWDDIPITLACVPNVAADADVVIDIEDTETNRKITENRSLVEFIQHQIKCGRFEVALHGYHHNTPNDKPEYVSGGKLKEKTAHGVEILSDGFDIEIDVFVPPHVRLSNRGLKAIAHEGLNVARGRGPRPRELQMSPQWITTYGQLLSFYLQKGRQYRYPFPLDYGTHQEVYCHRINENSNMKEIKKSFDYVYKNDGVFCVSAHAAALSKEGRKKLRQVLRYAIDHEVEPVSIRELLNTSQSSMQLKSFITGK, via the coding sequence ATGAAATTAGCTGTCCGGGACGATGATACCTGTTTCTACACCTCACCATCAACTCTACGGGAAGTATATGAAGAATTTTGGGATGACATTCCAATCACGTTAGCCTGTGTCCCGAATGTGGCGGCAGATGCGGATGTAGTGATCGATATTGAAGATACAGAAACAAATCGAAAAATTACAGAAAACCGAAGTCTAGTTGAATTTATACAACACCAAATTAAATGCGGCAGGTTCGAAGTTGCACTTCATGGGTACCATCATAATACACCAAATGATAAACCTGAATACGTTAGTGGTGGAAAACTAAAAGAAAAAACCGCACATGGTGTAGAAATTCTTAGTGACGGATTTGATATAGAGATAGACGTATTTGTCCCTCCACACGTTAGGCTCTCAAATAGAGGCCTGAAAGCTATTGCACATGAGGGACTTAATGTGGCAAGAGGACGGGGACCACGCCCAAGAGAATTACAGATGAGTCCTCAGTGGATTACTACGTACGGACAACTTCTTAGTTTCTATCTACAGAAGGGCCGTCAATACCGATACCCATTCCCTCTCGACTATGGGACTCATCAAGAAGTTTACTGTCACAGAATAAATGAAAATTCAAATATGAAAGAAATAAAGAAATCGTTTGATTATGTTTATAAAAACGATGGGGTATTCTGTGTTTCAGCTCATGCAGCAGCACTTTCAAAGGAAGGACGTAAGAAGCTAAGGCAGGTACTCAGGTACGCGATCGATCACGAAGTAGAGCCAGTATCAATAAGAGAATTGTTGAACACCTCTCAGTCAAGTATGCAATTGAAGAGTTTTATTACTGGTAAATAA
- a CDS encoding glycosyltransferase produces the protein MEVSVFGYADIGSQPGQPLTYLGRELDSAGILNTVYARGIEKSVEYNVSKPIIGGRKIPRALSGIGRLSSGFPDRYVSETIFDYFSSVLAKNDFADLHFHYQPGLIRTVESNTASKTRVIVRGPTELVSSSLKRRINEAERAGIELSTELCSHRRAEHRRQTLSKADHIIALSNFVKRSYVQAGIDKKKISVIPQGVNVDDYPEKCEPKSGEFSAIYVGSINLLKGIRYLLIAWDKLELDNSKLLLCGNISDNIKKVIENPPKDVVMPGHVDPREYLSEANVFVFPSLSEGFPKAPLEAMAAGLPVIVTTNSGINDVITDGEEGFVIPPRDPELLANKIRYLKNNPEICKRMGDSAIETAERYSWKRHSNRVVDVIRDLSHTE, from the coding sequence ATGGAGGTGAGCGTATTCGGCTATGCTGATATTGGTTCGCAGCCTGGCCAGCCCCTAACATATCTTGGACGGGAACTAGATTCGGCTGGCATATTAAATACCGTTTACGCTCGTGGAATTGAGAAGTCGGTGGAATATAATGTATCTAAACCCATAATTGGCGGGAGAAAAATCCCTCGAGCACTTAGTGGTATAGGACGGCTTTCGTCAGGCTTTCCAGACAGATATGTTTCAGAGACTATATTCGATTATTTCTCTTCTGTTCTGGCTAAAAATGACTTTGCCGATTTACACTTTCATTACCAGCCCGGACTGATCAGGACAGTCGAATCAAACACCGCCTCGAAAACCCGGGTTATTGTACGAGGACCAACTGAACTGGTAAGTTCAAGTCTCAAACGGCGAATTAACGAAGCGGAGCGGGCCGGGATAGAGTTATCTACTGAACTCTGCTCCCACCGACGGGCTGAGCATCGTAGACAAACATTAAGTAAGGCTGATCATATAATAGCACTATCAAATTTCGTAAAGAGGTCATATGTACAGGCAGGTATAGATAAAAAGAAAATATCTGTAATCCCGCAAGGTGTAAATGTTGATGATTATCCCGAGAAATGTGAACCCAAATCCGGAGAATTCTCGGCTATCTATGTGGGTAGTATAAACTTGCTCAAGGGAATACGGTATTTGTTAATCGCATGGGATAAATTAGAGCTGGATAATAGTAAATTACTTTTATGTGGAAATATATCGGATAATATTAAGAAAGTCATTGAGAACCCCCCGAAGGATGTGGTCATGCCGGGACATGTTGACCCGCGTGAGTACTTATCAGAAGCTAATGTGTTCGTATTTCCGAGTTTATCTGAAGGGTTCCCAAAGGCTCCGCTAGAGGCGATGGCAGCAGGTCTTCCGGTTATCGTTACGACTAATTCTGGAATTAACGATGTTATTACTGATGGAGAAGAAGGATTTGTTATACCGCCAAGAGACCCTGAACTCTTAGCTAATAAGATTAGATATTTGAAAAATAATCCCGAAATTTGCAAACGAATGGGGGATTCTGCAATCGAAACTGCAGAAAGGTATTCGTGGAAACGGCACTCGAACCGAGTGGTAGACGTGATTAGAGATTTGAGCCACACTGAATAG
- a CDS encoding glycosyltransferase family 4 protein — protein sequence MDKNLEICFIAPYLYKYLDEKENKPAGGAQRQQYLLASELKNRGYSIKLLVEDVGQDKEQSIEDMLVVSGCPTNISSFFKIPQQICLLWHAIYTIDADIYYVRGAPRLTIAVGIGCKLLGKNFVFCAANDSDIFKSHLQEKYTKPVRKAYFWTIRNADTVISQTNRQRSQMESDFNIDSVRIPNGYTIPDSKCLLHHEERQFVLWVGSSDPNQKRPEKFLKLAKSLPEEDFVMISKPHPGREKYHDELKNRAENIDNIYFLGTTPPDLVHEYHRRAKVFINTSAYEGFPNTFLEAWRFATPIVSLSFDVDQILRTKEVGMHSGSQAQLEEDTELLLSAPERRNQMGQNGRELLKEKYSLSSVTDRYEEVFKCI from the coding sequence ATGGACAAAAATTTAGAAATCTGCTTTATTGCGCCATATTTATATAAATATCTGGACGAGAAAGAGAACAAACCAGCAGGAGGAGCGCAAAGACAGCAATACTTGCTAGCGTCAGAATTGAAAAACAGAGGATATTCAATCAAGCTTTTGGTCGAAGATGTTGGGCAGGATAAAGAGCAGTCCATCGAGGATATGTTAGTTGTTTCCGGATGCCCTACCAATATTTCTTCATTTTTCAAAATTCCCCAGCAGATCTGTTTACTGTGGCATGCTATTTATACCATTGATGCAGATATTTATTATGTTAGAGGGGCGCCCCGTCTGACGATCGCAGTCGGCATAGGATGTAAGCTACTTGGTAAAAATTTTGTTTTTTGCGCCGCAAACGATTCAGACATTTTCAAGAGTCATCTTCAGGAAAAATATACAAAGCCAGTTAGAAAAGCATATTTTTGGACGATACGGAATGCTGATACCGTGATTTCACAGACAAACCGACAACGATCACAAATGGAGTCAGATTTTAATATCGATAGTGTACGTATTCCGAATGGTTATACAATTCCTGACTCAAAGTGTTTGCTTCACCACGAGGAGCGACAATTCGTTTTGTGGGTAGGAAGCAGTGATCCTAATCAGAAGCGCCCTGAGAAATTCCTCAAGTTGGCAAAAAGTCTCCCTGAAGAAGATTTTGTAATGATATCAAAGCCCCACCCAGGAAGAGAAAAATATCACGATGAGCTAAAAAACAGAGCAGAAAATATAGATAACATTTATTTCTTAGGTACAACGCCACCAGACTTAGTCCATGAGTACCACAGGCGTGCTAAGGTTTTTATAAATACCTCCGCATATGAAGGCTTCCCAAATACCTTTCTCGAAGCGTGGCGTTTTGCTACGCCGATCGTCTCACTATCGTTTGATGTTGATCAAATACTTAGGACGAAAGAAGTCGGGATGCACTCGGGTAGTCAAGCACAGTTAGAAGAAGATACGGAGTTACTTCTCTCCGCTCCTGAACGCCGAAATCAGATGGGTCAAAATGGCAGGGAATTGTTGAAGGAGAAGTATTCACTCTCATCCGTTACTGACAGGTATGAAGAGGTGTTCAAATGTATTTAG
- a CDS encoding DUF2334 domain-containing protein has protein sequence MDEDRGVFTLSLDTELAWGTFDVERVERYEAAYRRTPEVIDRLCALLDEYRIPATWAVVSHLLVDCDGDHGDRNPPSLPGVDDWFGSLPCSSGLDRELWSAPWLVDRIRSCETDQEIGLHGATHMQLGAEGCSRQNAVEELEAAVETLEGFGVSPESFVFPRNDVGHLDVLAEYGIRVYRGVDARWYEHPPTPEAVKPPLRFVDEATRRTPPVVEPRSAGDLVNLPGSQPFRPRRGGWKYTPPGSSVARAKRGLRRAARTGKVFHLWFHPFNLAGDPDAELRRFERVLETARELVSDGRLVVRPMEEVASMKF, from the coding sequence ATGGACGAAGACAGGGGCGTGTTCACGCTCTCGCTGGACACGGAACTGGCGTGGGGTACCTTCGACGTCGAGCGCGTCGAGCGGTACGAGGCGGCCTACCGGCGGACGCCCGAGGTCATCGACCGGCTCTGTGCGCTGCTCGACGAGTACCGGATTCCGGCGACGTGGGCGGTCGTCTCTCACCTCCTGGTCGATTGCGACGGCGACCACGGCGACCGAAATCCCCCATCGCTGCCGGGGGTCGACGACTGGTTCGGCTCCTTGCCCTGTTCGAGCGGTCTCGACCGGGAGTTGTGGTCCGCCCCCTGGCTCGTCGACCGGATACGGTCCTGCGAGACCGATCAGGAGATCGGGCTCCACGGGGCGACGCACATGCAACTCGGTGCCGAGGGCTGTTCGAGACAGAATGCGGTGGAGGAACTCGAGGCGGCCGTCGAGACGCTCGAAGGGTTTGGTGTGTCCCCCGAGAGCTTCGTCTTCCCGCGGAACGATGTCGGACATCTCGACGTGCTCGCCGAATATGGTATCCGCGTCTACCGCGGCGTGGACGCACGCTGGTACGAGCATCCGCCGACGCCCGAGGCGGTGAAACCGCCGCTGCGATTCGTCGATGAGGCGACCCGCCGGACCCCGCCGGTCGTCGAACCGAGGTCGGCGGGCGACCTCGTGAATCTTCCCGGCTCACAGCCCTTCCGGCCGAGACGGGGCGGCTGGAAATACACACCGCCGGGGAGTAGTGTCGCTCGCGCGAAGCGCGGCCTGCGACGCGCGGCCCGGACCGGGAAGGTGTTCCACCTGTGGTTTCACCCGTTCAACCTCGCTGGTGACCCCGACGCGGAGCTTCGTCGATTCGAGCGGGTGCTGGAAACGGCGAGGGAACTGGTCTCCGACGGGCGTCTCGTTGTTCGGCCGATGGAAGAAGTCGCGTCGATGAAATTCTGA
- a CDS encoding alkaline phosphatase family protein gives MTTVVLGLDGGSFELIQPWLDEGRLPNFSTLVTEGTAADMQSCLPPVTCPNWQCYATGTNPGKLGVFWWESVDRAAERIENRSRSDDFDGVYFWRLLEDEPAVINLPTSYPPSCTEGIHVAGGPGAEQTGYTYPDSLEAELEREYDYAVHPERMSLLSEEASDNECVDEIYELIDTRFDVLEDLLTDGEHEFVHVTVFYLNVLQHFYWDMDVVRRAWERIDERVGRLLSMEALEHLFVMSDHGANEIRTTVRINAWLAQNGYLQTRSSISDYLHAVGLTRERVRPVLARLEIEWLARRLLPERIQMYLPDEEGSVDKSAKESVVDWRRSQAVASGQGPLYVLADDPVERKRIAAELVSDLEGLTDLSGAPVFDQVLRGEEVYIGEYVERGPDIVLDQAPGVHIEGKIGVEDVFGSPETWRGENKDTGLFVGYGPDIDASATLDGMHILDIAPTLLHLHGNAVPERMDGTVRRGLFESGSAPAERAVSRTELADLERATAESTDSDVTDRLTDLGYME, from the coding sequence ATGACGACGGTCGTTCTCGGACTCGACGGGGGCTCTTTCGAGCTAATCCAGCCGTGGCTCGACGAGGGGCGTCTCCCCAACTTCTCGACGCTCGTGACCGAGGGAACAGCGGCCGACATGCAGAGCTGTCTCCCGCCGGTGACGTGTCCGAACTGGCAGTGTTACGCGACGGGGACGAATCCCGGGAAGCTGGGCGTGTTCTGGTGGGAGTCCGTCGACCGGGCGGCCGAGCGCATCGAAAACCGGAGCCGGTCGGACGACTTCGACGGCGTCTACTTCTGGCGCCTGCTGGAGGACGAGCCGGCTGTTATCAACCTCCCTACGTCGTATCCCCCGTCCTGTACCGAAGGGATTCACGTCGCTGGCGGACCGGGCGCAGAGCAGACCGGATACACGTATCCGGACTCACTCGAGGCGGAACTGGAGCGGGAGTACGACTACGCGGTCCACCCCGAGCGGATGTCGTTGCTGTCGGAGGAAGCTTCCGATAACGAGTGCGTAGACGAGATATACGAATTGATCGACACGCGTTTCGACGTTCTCGAAGACCTGCTGACCGACGGAGAGCACGAGTTCGTTCATGTGACAGTGTTCTATCTGAACGTCCTCCAGCACTTCTACTGGGACATGGATGTGGTCAGGCGAGCCTGGGAGCGAATCGACGAACGGGTCGGTCGACTCCTGTCGATGGAAGCGTTAGAGCATCTCTTCGTCATGTCCGACCACGGCGCAAACGAGATACGGACGACGGTCCGAATCAACGCCTGGCTTGCGCAGAACGGATACCTGCAAACTCGGTCGAGTATCAGCGACTACCTCCACGCCGTGGGACTCACTCGGGAACGCGTCCGGCCGGTTCTGGCGCGGCTGGAAATCGAGTGGCTTGCCCGCAGGCTGCTGCCGGAGCGCATCCAGATGTATCTCCCCGACGAGGAGGGGTCGGTGGACAAGAGCGCGAAGGAAAGCGTCGTCGACTGGAGGCGTTCCCAGGCGGTCGCCAGCGGCCAGGGGCCTCTGTACGTTCTCGCCGACGATCCCGTCGAGCGGAAGCGAATCGCCGCGGAACTCGTGTCGGACCTGGAGGGGTTGACAGACCTATCCGGTGCTCCCGTGTTCGATCAAGTCCTCAGAGGTGAGGAGGTATACATCGGCGAGTACGTCGAACGCGGGCCGGATATCGTCCTCGACCAGGCTCCCGGCGTCCACATCGAGGGGAAAATCGGGGTCGAAGACGTGTTCGGCAGTCCGGAGACGTGGCGCGGCGAGAACAAGGATACGGGACTGTTCGTCGGCTACGGCCCCGACATCGATGCGAGCGCCACGCTCGACGGTATGCACATCCTCGATATCGCGCCGACGCTGCTACATCTTCACGGCAACGCTGTCCCCGAGCGAATGGACGGAACGGTCCGGCGTGGCCTCTTCGAGTCGGGGTCGGCACCGGCCGAACGGGCGGTGTCCCGGACGGAACTAGCAGACCTCGAGCGCGCGACGGCGGAGTCGACCGACAGCGACGTGACCGACCGCCTGACCGACCTGGGATACATGGAGTAA
- a CDS encoding glycosyltransferase family 4 protein: MVRFEDRGSAAVERPLRREIDPRRAMSRERPEVFHLITRLLRGGAEAKTLDTVLGLDGYDFTVGHGAACDETQVARLGENGVETRRFPLVRHYNPVTAVPAVASVARHLRREDYDIVHTHSTEAGIIGRFAAAAAGVDNVVHTVHGVPFTEDRNAVLNRFVLACERRAAKHTDRLVTNADVIAEEYLERGIGRREQYTTIYSGVDLDEFRDPVPADDLPGGRPRVVMVSRLVDGKGFEVLLDAAAKVCDGNASVCIVGEGPLRDSIEAEIDERGLGDSVFLVGYREDVPRVLAASDVLVLPSFREGTPRVITEAMASGLPVVATDIAGIPEQVADGESGYLIPTGDSTALAARLEEILANPDLRERMGEHGAKRAEQFSVETMLAELDGLYEGLICEDEVVHPSGGIRR, translated from the coding sequence GTGGTTCGATTCGAAGATCGTGGTTCGGCAGCTGTGGAACGTCCTCTACGACGTGAAATCGACCCTCGAAGAGCGATGAGTCGGGAGCGTCCCGAGGTCTTCCATCTCATCACACGACTGTTGCGGGGCGGCGCCGAGGCGAAGACGCTCGATACGGTCCTCGGTCTCGACGGCTACGACTTCACTGTCGGCCACGGGGCCGCTTGCGACGAGACACAGGTCGCTCGGCTCGGGGAGAACGGCGTCGAGACGCGACGGTTCCCGCTCGTTCGGCACTACAATCCGGTTACTGCGGTCCCCGCTGTCGCGTCGGTCGCACGGCACCTTCGACGGGAGGACTACGACATCGTCCACACCCACAGCACGGAAGCGGGTATCATCGGCCGGTTCGCTGCGGCGGCCGCGGGCGTCGACAACGTCGTCCACACCGTCCACGGCGTGCCGTTCACCGAAGATAGAAACGCCGTCCTGAACCGGTTCGTACTGGCGTGTGAACGCCGGGCAGCAAAACACACCGACCGTCTCGTTACGAACGCGGATGTCATCGCCGAGGAGTACCTCGAGCGCGGAATCGGGAGGCGTGAGCAGTACACGACCATCTACAGCGGCGTCGACCTGGACGAGTTTCGGGACCCGGTACCAGCCGATGACCTCCCCGGAGGCCGCCCACGCGTCGTGATGGTGAGCCGCCTCGTCGACGGAAAGGGATTCGAGGTGCTTCTCGACGCCGCGGCGAAGGTGTGTGACGGGAATGCGTCGGTGTGTATCGTCGGCGAGGGGCCGCTTCGGGACTCGATCGAAGCCGAGATAGACGAGCGTGGGCTCGGCGACAGCGTCTTCCTCGTCGGGTATCGAGAGGACGTACCGCGCGTGCTCGCCGCCAGCGACGTGCTGGTGTTGCCGTCGTTCCGCGAGGGAACGCCGCGCGTGATTACCGAGGCGATGGCGAGCGGACTGCCGGTCGTTGCGACGGATATTGCGGGGATTCCCGAGCAGGTGGCCGACGGGGAGTCCGGGTATCTGATACCGACGGGCGACTCGACCGCACTGGCTGCACGGCTCGAAGAAATACTGGCCAACCCGGACCTTCGAGAACGAATGGGAGAGCACGGCGCGAAACGGGCGGAGCAGTTCTCGGTCGAGACGATGCTCGCGGAACTGGACGGGCTATACGAAGGGTTGATTTGTGAGGACGAGGTGGTACACCCGTCCGGAGGTATCAGGAGATGA